Proteins found in one Fulvitalea axinellae genomic segment:
- a CDS encoding Sip1-related alpha-galactosidase, whose protein sequence is MKVRFFSLTFIALVFGLFFSCGKEQSKPEAPTIVDLSNINGVKAVTVENFSGAPDSVGALLRQEIILPQFKRGVYYRPYTWPSAGNRIEAIWFKTIPDLLAFIPGRPRNLPKKNPITAQLKHGTFLSLELTDGQHMAILPIAGKEALSTFMPENGRLYLTTTNFGTEAVSGDLPLYVVAVADTPHRASNLVWEKALAMKGMENMAKLRHQKEYPEMYSYLGWCSWEHFQRSINQKNLSKSLALLKASELPFRWLMVDNGYLHVEGHQLVSFGVDSVKFPTGWDFLTKEKDDKIKWMGIWRNMTGTTSAVSSKHKMKKLEAHLFKKGNLMLSKPNPASAKAFYEEMATKTAKDGFDFMKVDFQCNNHVFYFGTANAVKASYFNQQALENAADKYLDGLLNCIAQFSPNVFNTRISSVTRNSVDYKANKDRFRYTTVQSFSNTLWMSPILWGDMDMFHSGYGPDKISRLASVARSISGGPVYLSDHPGHIKADFVHPIVYLDGKILGTLAPGTPVTESVYTDPFLSGKAYQVTAPLKNRCAALMSMNLNNNPQDVQASIKGEYYANANSMTKQSESSWEIPAEGLLAYDVHEGKARKLDGSFSVSVGQFEDQLTLLLPLRHGRAFIGRTDKYLGPQTYDLVEENADMMKIRLAESGSVALWSPDKTPSAKGVNFKKGKDGLWTAQLPVKAEERLIEIKFH, encoded by the coding sequence ATGAAAGTCCGATTCTTCTCATTAACCTTCATAGCGCTAGTTTTTGGTCTATTTTTTTCCTGCGGGAAAGAACAAAGTAAACCCGAGGCTCCCACTATCGTCGATTTGTCAAATATAAACGGGGTCAAAGCCGTCACGGTCGAGAACTTCTCAGGAGCACCGGATTCTGTCGGGGCCCTTCTCCGCCAGGAAATTATTTTGCCTCAATTTAAAAGAGGGGTTTACTACCGCCCATACACTTGGCCTAGTGCGGGAAATAGGATTGAGGCAATCTGGTTCAAAACAATCCCGGATCTACTTGCCTTCATTCCTGGCAGGCCCCGTAATCTGCCGAAAAAGAACCCAATAACCGCTCAGTTAAAACACGGAACTTTTCTTTCCCTGGAACTAACTGACGGACAGCACATGGCAATATTGCCGATTGCCGGAAAGGAAGCGCTCAGTACATTTATGCCCGAGAACGGCAGGCTCTACCTAACCACAACCAATTTCGGAACCGAAGCCGTAAGCGGAGACCTTCCGCTTTATGTCGTTGCTGTAGCCGATACGCCACATCGCGCATCCAACCTAGTTTGGGAAAAAGCCTTGGCAATGAAAGGTATGGAAAATATGGCCAAGCTCCGCCATCAGAAGGAATACCCGGAAATGTATTCCTATTTAGGCTGGTGTTCTTGGGAGCATTTCCAACGGAGCATCAATCAGAAGAATTTGTCGAAATCGTTGGCTTTGCTTAAAGCCAGCGAACTCCCTTTCAGATGGTTGATGGTGGACAATGGCTACCTTCACGTAGAGGGGCATCAATTAGTCTCCTTTGGCGTTGATTCCGTTAAGTTCCCGACAGGTTGGGATTTTCTTACAAAGGAAAAAGATGACAAAATTAAATGGATGGGTATTTGGCGAAACATGACAGGCACTACGAGCGCGGTATCGTCTAAACATAAGATGAAAAAACTCGAAGCGCACCTTTTCAAAAAAGGTAACCTCATGCTTTCAAAGCCCAACCCCGCCTCAGCCAAAGCTTTTTATGAGGAAATGGCCACTAAAACCGCAAAAGACGGCTTCGATTTTATGAAAGTCGATTTTCAGTGTAACAACCATGTCTTCTATTTTGGCACAGCCAATGCCGTTAAAGCCTCGTACTTCAACCAGCAAGCATTAGAAAACGCCGCTGACAAATATCTGGACGGCTTACTCAACTGCATCGCACAGTTTAGTCCCAATGTCTTCAACACCCGGATTAGTTCGGTTACCAGAAACAGCGTAGACTACAAAGCCAATAAGGATAGGTTCCGCTATACTACCGTACAGTCGTTCAGCAACACGCTCTGGATGAGCCCGATCCTGTGGGGCGATATGGACATGTTCCATTCCGGCTACGGACCGGACAAGATTTCGCGTTTGGCTTCCGTGGCCCGCTCCATTTCCGGCGGACCGGTTTATCTTTCGGATCATCCCGGACATATCAAGGCAGATTTCGTGCATCCGATCGTTTATCTTGACGGCAAAATCCTCGGGACCTTGGCGCCGGGCACGCCAGTGACAGAAAGCGTTTACACCGATCCGTTCCTCAGCGGAAAAGCCTATCAGGTGACGGCTCCGCTCAAAAACCGTTGCGCCGCCCTGATGTCGATGAACCTCAACAACAATCCGCAAGACGTACAGGCCTCGATCAAAGGGGAATATTACGCCAACGCCAATTCCATGACCAAACAGAGCGAAAGTTCTTGGGAAATTCCGGCCGAAGGCCTGCTCGCCTACGATGTGCATGAAGGCAAGGCCCGGAAGCTTGACGGTTCTTTCAGCGTGTCGGTAGGTCAGTTCGAGGACCAGCTCACGCTTTTGCTCCCACTAAGGCACGGACGCGCGTTTATAGGCCGTACGGACAAATACCTCGGTCCGCAGACTTACGATCTTGTTGAGGAAAACGCCGATATGATGAAAATCCGTTTGGCGGAAAGCGGTTCCGTAGCCCTGTGGAGTCCCGACAAGACACCAAGTGCCAAGGGCGTAAACTTTAAGAAAGGCAAGGACGGACTCTGGACCGCCCAGCTTCCCGTAAAAGCGGAGGAAAGGCTAATCGAGATCAAATTCCACTGA
- a CDS encoding RluA family pseudouridine synthase, whose protein sequence is MEEQIHIQEDNEGLFEHQRIVADPKQQLLRLDKFLLDRLPNVTRNRLQAGIKDGNVKVNGEKTKANYKVRPGDEVTVSMSEPPRDTEVVPEDIPLNIVYEDAHLLVVNKEAGMVVHPAYNNWSGTLVNALAYHFKNLPTMENNEGRPGLVHRIDKDTSGLLVIAKTERAMRGLAEQFFDHSIERTYYALVWGEPKTETGTIDVNLGRSLKDRRITAAFPEGDFGRHAITHYKVLKNLRYVSLIQCNLETGRTHQIRAHMKHIGHTLFNDATYGGDKILKGTKFSKYKQFVDNCFKTIPRQSLHAKSLGFEHPVTGEHMQFDSELPEDFKNVIEKWEQYVKYN, encoded by the coding sequence ATGGAGGAGCAAATACATATACAAGAGGATAACGAAGGGCTTTTCGAACACCAAAGGATTGTGGCCGACCCGAAACAACAGCTATTGAGGCTGGACAAGTTTCTGTTGGATCGTTTGCCGAACGTGACCAGAAACCGTTTGCAAGCCGGAATAAAGGACGGTAACGTAAAGGTAAACGGCGAGAAAACGAAGGCGAACTACAAAGTGCGCCCCGGCGACGAAGTGACGGTAAGTATGTCGGAGCCTCCGCGTGATACGGAAGTGGTGCCTGAGGATATTCCCCTCAATATTGTATATGAGGATGCTCACCTGTTGGTAGTGAACAAAGAAGCTGGTATGGTAGTGCACCCGGCTTACAATAACTGGTCGGGAACATTGGTGAACGCTTTGGCTTACCATTTCAAAAACCTCCCGACGATGGAAAACAACGAGGGTCGTCCCGGTTTGGTACACCGAATCGATAAGGACACCAGTGGTTTACTCGTGATTGCGAAGACGGAACGCGCTATGCGCGGATTGGCCGAGCAGTTTTTCGACCACAGCATCGAAAGAACTTATTATGCGTTGGTTTGGGGCGAGCCCAAGACCGAAACGGGAACTATCGATGTCAATTTGGGCAGAAGCCTAAAAGACAGACGTATCACGGCCGCTTTTCCGGAAGGGGATTTCGGGCGTCACGCCATTACGCATTATAAAGTGTTGAAGAACCTGCGTTACGTGAGCTTGATCCAATGTAATCTGGAGACGGGACGTACGCACCAGATTCGTGCGCATATGAAGCACATCGGGCATACGCTCTTTAACGATGCCACTTACGGTGGGGATAAAATCCTGAAAGGAACCAAATTCTCGAAGTATAAGCAGTTTGTGGATAATTGTTTCAAAACGATCCCGAGACAATCGTTACACGCCAAGTCTTTGGGCTTTGAGCATCCGGTAACGGGCGAGCATATGCAGTTTGATTCGGAATTGCCGGAAGACTTCAAGAACGTGATCGAGAAGTGGGAACAATACGTAAAGTATAACTAA
- the mutS gene encoding DNA mismatch repair protein MutS, with protein sequence MAKKTKSGKETPLMKQYNAIKAKYPGALLLFRVGDFYETFGQDAVTASKVLDIVLTKRANGSASHIELAGFPHHALDAYLPRLVRAGYRVAICDQLEDPKSVKGIVKRGVTELVTPGLSFNDNVLEQKTNNYLASVYFGKKDDCGVAFLDLSTGEFMLSTGTAQYVDNLVQGLKPSEILYAKPQKDRFNEIFSEQANSFALDDWAFTYDFAFEQLTQHFGTKSLKGFGVEELTEGIIAAGAVTQYLKDTEHKEVAHISALSRIEADRYVWLDRFTIRNLELIHPQQDGGVPLIQIMDKTLTPMGGRMLKKWVLLPLKEKDAIDRRLSAVEALYKDEDLRDDISDLFRHISDLERLISKVAVGRVNPRELLLLKKTLIQVEPLKELLQENGHSELLKLADMLNPCAYLRDRIEAEIKDDAPLVINQGGIFRDGIDPELDELRSLAFSGKDHLEQIRQREIERTGIPSLKIAYNKVFGYYLEVSNAHKDKVPEEWIRKQTLVNAERYITEELKTYEEKILNAEGQLTVIEQRRYMELVRNAAEYVTPVQQNARVIATLDCLASFADIAETHGYTRPDVHEGMEIDIKNGRHPVIERQLPAGESYVPNDVLLNDGDQQIIVITGPNMSGKSALLRQTALITLMAQMGSFVPADKAQIGITDKVFTRVGASDNLSKGESTFMVEMTETASIMNNLSERSLVLMDEIGRGTSTYDGVSIAWAIVEYLHNHSRCKAKTLFATHYHELNQLANDFKGIKNFNVSVKEHDGKVIFLRKLREGGSAHSFGIHVAQLAGMPNGIVDRANEVLGYLEKEKAQEKQAEKVAKIPANNYQLSLFDAVDPRLEELKNKLEKIDVNTLTPLEAMMKLNDLKEVMK encoded by the coding sequence ATGGCTAAGAAAACGAAATCCGGCAAGGAGACGCCCCTGATGAAACAGTACAACGCCATAAAGGCCAAGTACCCCGGCGCCCTGCTGCTCTTCCGCGTCGGCGACTTTTACGAAACCTTCGGCCAAGACGCCGTCACGGCCAGCAAAGTCCTCGATATCGTGCTTACCAAGCGGGCCAACGGCTCCGCCTCGCACATAGAGCTCGCCGGATTTCCGCACCACGCTCTCGACGCCTACTTGCCCCGCCTTGTGCGCGCCGGCTATCGCGTGGCCATTTGTGATCAGTTGGAAGACCCAAAATCCGTAAAGGGAATCGTAAAACGGGGCGTGACCGAGCTGGTAACGCCCGGCCTTTCTTTCAACGACAACGTATTGGAACAGAAGACCAACAATTATCTGGCTTCTGTCTATTTTGGAAAAAAGGACGATTGTGGAGTGGCCTTCCTCGATCTTTCCACCGGCGAATTCATGCTATCCACCGGCACGGCGCAGTACGTGGACAACCTTGTGCAGGGACTTAAACCCTCGGAGATTCTTTACGCCAAACCGCAAAAGGACCGTTTCAACGAAATCTTTTCGGAACAGGCCAACAGCTTCGCCTTGGACGACTGGGCCTTCACTTACGATTTCGCTTTTGAGCAATTGACCCAGCATTTCGGCACAAAGTCGCTCAAGGGATTCGGTGTGGAGGAACTGACCGAAGGTATTATCGCCGCGGGCGCCGTGACGCAATACCTCAAAGACACCGAGCATAAGGAAGTGGCCCATATCAGCGCCCTTTCGCGCATCGAGGCGGACCGTTACGTTTGGCTCGACCGCTTTACTATCCGCAATCTTGAGCTTATTCATCCGCAACAGGACGGTGGTGTTCCGTTGATCCAGATTATGGACAAAACCCTTACGCCAATGGGCGGACGGATGCTCAAAAAGTGGGTGCTTTTGCCATTGAAAGAAAAAGACGCCATCGACCGCAGGCTCTCGGCCGTGGAGGCTTTGTATAAAGACGAAGACTTGCGCGACGATATCAGCGATCTTTTCCGTCATATCAGCGATCTGGAGCGTTTGATTTCGAAAGTGGCCGTCGGGCGAGTGAATCCTCGCGAGCTTTTGCTTCTGAAGAAAACCTTGATACAGGTGGAACCGCTGAAGGAGCTTCTTCAGGAAAACGGGCATTCGGAATTGCTCAAACTGGCCGATATGCTGAACCCTTGCGCCTATTTGCGCGACCGCATCGAGGCTGAGATCAAGGATGACGCTCCGTTGGTGATCAACCAAGGCGGAATATTCCGCGACGGCATCGACCCGGAACTGGACGAACTCCGTAGCCTCGCCTTTTCGGGTAAAGACCATTTGGAACAAATCCGCCAAAGGGAGATTGAGCGCACGGGGATTCCTTCCCTGAAAATCGCCTATAATAAGGTGTTCGGCTATTATCTGGAAGTCTCGAACGCGCACAAGGACAAAGTGCCCGAAGAGTGGATCCGTAAGCAGACATTGGTCAACGCCGAACGCTATATCACGGAAGAGCTGAAGACGTATGAGGAAAAAATCCTTAACGCCGAGGGCCAGCTGACCGTAATCGAGCAACGCCGCTATATGGAGCTGGTGCGCAACGCCGCCGAATACGTAACGCCCGTACAGCAAAACGCCAGAGTGATCGCTACGCTCGATTGCTTGGCCTCGTTTGCCGATATCGCCGAAACGCATGGCTACACTCGTCCGGACGTGCATGAGGGAATGGAAATCGATATCAAAAACGGACGCCATCCCGTAATCGAGCGCCAACTGCCCGCCGGCGAGAGCTACGTGCCCAACGATGTGCTTCTCAACGACGGCGACCAGCAGATTATCGTAATCACCGGACCGAACATGTCCGGTAAGTCGGCCCTGCTCCGCCAGACGGCGCTGATTACGCTGATGGCGCAGATGGGTAGCTTCGTCCCCGCCGACAAGGCCCAGATCGGCATTACCGACAAGGTGTTTACCCGCGTGGGCGCTTCGGATAACCTCTCGAAAGGCGAATCTACCTTTATGGTGGAGATGACCGAGACGGCCAGTATCATGAACAACCTCAGCGAACGGAGCCTCGTGCTGATGGACGAAATTGGGCGCGGAACCAGCACTTACGACGGTGTGTCCATCGCTTGGGCCATTGTCGAGTACCTGCACAATCATTCGCGCTGCAAAGCCAAGACGCTTTTCGCCACGCACTACCACGAGCTGAACCAGTTGGCCAACGACTTTAAGGGGATCAAGAACTTCAACGTCTCCGTCAAAGAGCACGACGGCAAGGTGATTTTCCTGCGCAAGCTCCGCGAGGGTGGCAGTGCCCACAGTTTCGGTATCCATGTGGCGCAGTTGGCCGGTATGCCCAACGGTATCGTCGATCGCGCCAACGAGGTGCTCGGATATCTGGAAAAAGAAAAAGCTCAGGAAAAACAGGCCGAGAAAGTGGCCAAAATCCCGGCGAACAATTACCAGCTAAGCCTTTTCGACGCCGTGGACCCAAGGCTGGAAGAGCTGAAAAACAAGCTGGAAAAGATTGACGTCAACACGCTTACGCCATTGGAGGCGATGATGAAGCTGAATGACTTGAAAGAGGTTATGAAATAA
- a CDS encoding cache domain-containing protein, whose product MDFNLRNYGLRIKLMVTFSGLVFFGLLLASGFALTQLYEFKEEEIRTNKESTTENLKSNLRRLSEVAYQSVANGYELMHSESFMEKHFGPALQNGVEGVFRLVEHEHERIRAQKKNELIEQAEMLRMIKDIRFGEQESGYVFIFTAEEEPLIVAHPIFPEAEGTMTGPHLALPGKEQTSKAIKEMAKLAKEKGFGFYFYDFLNPDTGKVERKLSYFRYFPEWNWVVTTGVSVKGFEEEIRKRLIVQVKNMRFDEGNGYFWITTDEKPRPTVVYDYRSPELVGKKVPGIYKDINGNELFLSFVTAALERDGFTEYQYSREGGSEKLDKLAHSIHFKPYGWIISTAVYLDAYEKEHMAFLERVESKASSITILMIGMSLLLLAGSLLVAFLFSREITHIVERVKEAMLKMSKGESVEEIEIQNLGQDELGQMVLSMNRMREGVGEYARFAQDIGDGNLESEFKPLGNEDRLGNSLLLMRDNLKTVAEEEKLRTWHNEGLAKFGNMLRDSTSENMLATVLSELIKYVKANQGAFFIVSDSEEEARTLKMEACYAYGRKKFINKEIAVGEGLAGETFREGMTRLMTEIPEDYLNITSGLGKALPKCLILVPLKLNDTVLGVLELATFHVWDEAEVEFLEKICESVAVAVANRRTNVRTEHLLRESQVLTEELRTQEEEMRQNMEEMQVTQSELARKNLASEIHEQGFDRYGFILEMDDQGEVKGGNKFALEQLGGKKAVVGKYFGEFVADQHFNGEEFCGLLKQRNSLALQTRLRMEDGTEQMFAGMMTYMKQESAVRMIGFLPNVINSSVVD is encoded by the coding sequence ATGGACTTTAACCTTCGCAATTACGGATTGAGAATAAAGTTGATGGTAACGTTTTCGGGTCTCGTTTTTTTTGGCCTGTTACTCGCTTCCGGTTTTGCCTTGACGCAACTTTATGAGTTCAAGGAAGAAGAGATTCGGACTAATAAGGAATCCACGACGGAAAACCTGAAGTCTAATTTGCGGAGACTGTCGGAGGTGGCTTACCAAAGCGTGGCGAACGGTTATGAGCTTATGCACTCAGAATCGTTTATGGAAAAGCATTTCGGTCCGGCCTTGCAAAACGGTGTGGAGGGAGTTTTTCGTTTGGTTGAGCATGAGCACGAGCGGATACGCGCCCAGAAAAAGAACGAGTTGATCGAACAGGCCGAGATGTTGAGAATGATCAAAGACATCAGGTTTGGGGAGCAGGAATCCGGATATGTATTCATTTTTACGGCCGAAGAAGAACCGCTGATCGTTGCCCATCCCATATTTCCCGAAGCTGAAGGAACCATGACCGGCCCTCATCTGGCATTGCCGGGTAAGGAGCAGACTTCCAAGGCGATTAAAGAGATGGCCAAATTGGCCAAAGAGAAAGGTTTCGGTTTTTATTTTTACGATTTCCTAAACCCTGACACAGGAAAAGTGGAGCGGAAGCTGTCGTATTTCCGCTATTTCCCCGAATGGAATTGGGTGGTGACTACCGGGGTTTCGGTAAAAGGTTTTGAAGAGGAGATCCGGAAAAGGCTGATCGTGCAGGTCAAGAATATGCGTTTTGACGAAGGGAACGGGTATTTTTGGATAACGACCGACGAAAAACCGAGACCTACAGTAGTCTATGATTACAGAAGTCCCGAGCTGGTTGGCAAAAAGGTTCCCGGCATCTATAAGGATATAAACGGCAACGAATTGTTTCTCTCTTTTGTGACCGCTGCGTTAGAACGGGACGGCTTTACAGAATATCAATATTCCCGGGAAGGCGGTTCCGAAAAATTGGATAAGCTGGCCCATTCCATCCATTTTAAGCCTTACGGATGGATAATATCGACGGCGGTGTATCTTGACGCATATGAGAAAGAGCACATGGCCTTTTTGGAGAGAGTGGAAAGCAAGGCCTCTTCGATTACCATACTTATGATAGGGATGTCCTTGTTGCTGTTGGCGGGTAGTCTTCTGGTGGCGTTCTTGTTCAGCCGTGAGATTACCCACATCGTGGAACGGGTGAAGGAAGCCATGTTGAAAATGTCGAAGGGCGAATCGGTGGAAGAAATCGAAATCCAAAACCTCGGACAAGACGAACTCGGGCAGATGGTACTTTCCATGAACAGAATGAGAGAAGGCGTCGGCGAATACGCCCGTTTCGCTCAGGATATCGGTGACGGAAACCTTGAATCCGAGTTTAAGCCTTTGGGAAATGAGGATCGTCTGGGCAATTCTCTGTTGCTGATGAGGGATAACCTGAAAACCGTTGCCGAAGAGGAAAAATTGCGTACTTGGCATAACGAAGGGCTTGCTAAGTTCGGAAATATGTTGCGGGATTCGACTTCGGAGAATATGCTGGCGACTGTTTTGTCCGAATTGATCAAATATGTAAAAGCCAATCAAGGGGCGTTTTTCATCGTGTCTGATTCTGAAGAAGAAGCGCGGACACTCAAAATGGAAGCGTGCTATGCTTACGGCCGAAAGAAATTCATAAATAAAGAAATTGCAGTAGGCGAAGGTCTGGCCGGCGAGACGTTCCGAGAAGGAATGACCCGTCTAATGACCGAAATCCCCGAAGATTACCTAAACATCACCTCGGGCTTGGGCAAAGCGTTGCCGAAGTGTCTGATTTTGGTTCCGCTTAAACTCAACGATACCGTGTTGGGCGTGTTGGAGCTGGCCACTTTCCATGTTTGGGATGAAGCGGAGGTGGAGTTTCTCGAAAAGATTTGCGAAAGCGTTGCCGTAGCAGTTGCGAATAGAAGGACAAACGTGCGGACGGAACACCTTTTGAGAGAGTCGCAAGTGCTTACCGAAGAGCTGAGAACGCAGGAGGAGGAAATGCGTCAGAATATGGAAGAGATGCAGGTGACGCAGAGCGAACTGGCCCGTAAAAATCTGGCTTCCGAAATCCATGAGCAAGGCTTTGACCGTTATGGTTTTATCTTGGAAATGGATGATCAAGGCGAGGTTAAGGGCGGAAATAAGTTTGCGTTGGAACAACTCGGAGGGAAAAAGGCTGTTGTCGGAAAATATTTCGGAGAGTTTGTGGCTGACCAGCATTTTAACGGCGAAGAATTCTGCGGTTTGCTTAAGCAAAGAAACAGTTTGGCGCTGCAAACACGGTTGCGGATGGAAGACGGAACCGAGCAAATGTTCGCGGGCATGATGACATATATGAAGCAGGAGAGCGCCGTTCGCATGATTGGGTTTCTGCCCAACGTGATCAATTCGAGCGTGGTGGACTAA
- a CDS encoding Sip1-related alpha-galactosidase — MKIRLFALPVLALALGLLFSCREGKSQPQVPTTVDLSNIDGAKTVTAENFSGKPDSVGVLFQQEIILPKFKRGVYYRPYTWQISGNRVEAVWFETLPDLFAYRPSKPRDLRMKNGTNFQMKYGTFLSLELADGRHMAVLPISGKEALSTFTPKNGKLYLTTANFGTEAVSGNLPLYAVAVAETPHQASNLVWEKALAMKGMENMAKLRHQKKYPEVYSYLGWCSWEHFHKNISQKNMSESLTALKASELPFRWMMVDDGYLHQEGRRLLTFGVDSVKFPTGWDFLTKKKDDKIKWIGIWRNMSGYMSGVSTRHKMKKLEAHLFRYGNRMLSKPNLNSAKAFYEEMALNTAKNGFDFMKVDFQHTNFAMYSGTANAVKASHLNQQALEDAADKNLDGLLNCIAQFSANTFNTRISSVTRNSVDYKPREDKFRHTTAQSFSNALWMSPILWGDMDMFHSGYGPDKISRLASVARSISGGPVYLSDHPGHIKADFVHPIVYLDGKILGTLAPGTPVTESVYTDPFLSGKAYQVTAPLKNRCAALMSMNLNNNPQDVQALIKGEYYANANSMTKQGESSWEIPAEGLLAYDVHEGKARKLNGSFNVSVGQFEDQLTLLLPLRHGRAFIGRTDKYLGPQTYDLVEENAGMMKIRLAESGPVALWSPNKTPSAKGVNFKKGKDGLWTAQLPVKAEERLIEIKFH, encoded by the coding sequence ATGAAAATCCGACTATTTGCGCTACCCGTTTTGGCGCTGGCCCTCGGCCTTCTTTTTTCCTGCAGGGAAGGAAAATCCCAACCCCAAGTCCCAACTACCGTCGATCTGTCGAATATTGACGGGGCCAAAACCGTCACTGCCGAAAACTTCTCCGGAAAGCCGGACTCTGTCGGCGTGCTTTTCCAACAGGAAATCATTTTGCCCAAATTCAAAAGAGGGGTTTATTACCGTCCGTACACTTGGCAAATTTCCGGCAACAGGGTAGAGGCCGTCTGGTTCGAAACGCTTCCGGATCTGTTCGCTTACCGCCCGAGTAAGCCTCGTGACCTTCGCATGAAGAACGGAACCAATTTTCAGATGAAATACGGAACTTTCCTCTCTTTGGAACTGGCGGACGGACGGCATATGGCCGTATTGCCCATTTCCGGAAAAGAAGCGCTCAGTACTTTCACCCCTAAAAACGGCAAGCTTTACCTAACCACCGCCAATTTCGGAACCGAAGCAGTAAGCGGAAACCTTCCGCTCTACGCTGTGGCCGTGGCCGAAACCCCACACCAAGCGTCCAACCTCGTTTGGGAAAAAGCGTTGGCGATGAAAGGCATGGAAAATATGGCCAAACTCCGCCATCAGAAAAAATACCCCGAGGTGTACTCTTATCTGGGCTGGTGCTCTTGGGAACATTTCCACAAAAACATCAGCCAAAAGAACATGTCGGAATCTTTGACGGCCCTCAAAGCCAGCGAGCTTCCTTTCCGCTGGATGATGGTGGACGACGGCTACCTCCACCAAGAAGGCCGCAGACTGTTGACCTTCGGCGTAGACTCAGTAAAGTTCCCAACTGGTTGGGATTTTCTTACAAAAAAGAAAGACGACAAGATTAAGTGGATAGGCATTTGGCGGAATATGTCGGGTTATATGAGCGGCGTTTCCACCCGCCACAAGATGAAAAAACTCGAAGCGCACCTGTTCAGATACGGCAACCGTATGCTCTCAAAGCCCAACCTGAACTCGGCCAAGGCTTTTTATGAGGAAATGGCCCTCAATACGGCCAAAAACGGCTTCGACTTTATGAAAGTCGATTTTCAGCACACCAACTTCGCCATGTATTCGGGCACGGCCAACGCCGTAAAGGCCTCGCATCTCAACCAACAGGCACTGGAAGACGCCGCCGACAAAAACCTTGACGGACTGCTCAACTGCATCGCGCAGTTTAGCGCCAACACCTTCAATACCCGCATCAGTTCCGTGACCCGAAACAGCGTGGATTACAAGCCCAGAGAGGACAAATTCCGCCACACCACCGCACAATCGTTCAGCAATGCGCTCTGGATGAGCCCGATCCTATGGGGCGATATGGACATGTTCCATTCCGGCTACGGACCCGACAAGATTTCGCGTTTGGCTTCCGTGGCGCGTTCCATTTCCGGCGGACCGGTTTACCTTTCGGATCATCCCGGACATATCAAGGCAGATTTCGTGCATCCGATCGTATATCTCGACGGGAAAATCCTCGGGACCTTGGCGCCGGGCACGCCAGTGACAGAAAGCGTTTACACCGATCCGTTCCTCAGCGGAAAAGCCTATCAGGTGACGGCTCCGCTCAAAAACCGTTGCGCCGCCCTGATGTCGATGAACCTCAACAACAATCCGCAAGACGTACAAGCCTTGATCAAAGGGGAATATTACGCCAACGCCAATTCCATGACCAAACAGGGCGAAAGCTCTTGGGAAATTCCCGCCGAAGGCCTGCTCGCCTACGATGTTCATGAAGGCAAGGCCCGGAAGCTTAACGGTTCTTTCAACGTGTCGGTAGGTCAGTTCGAAGACCAGCTCACGCTTTTGCTCCCACTAAGGCACGGACGCGCGTTTATCGGCCGTACGGACAAATACCTCGGTCCGCAGACTTACGATCTTGTCGAGGAAAACGCCGGAATGATGAAAATCCGTTTGGCGGAAAGCGGTCCCGTGGCCCTTTGGAGCCCTAACAAGACGCCAAGCGCCAAGGGCGTAAACTTTAAGAAAGGCAAGGACGGACTCTGGACCGCCCAGCTTCCCGTAAAAGCGGAGGAAAGGCTAATCGAGATCAAATTCCACTGA